One Cyanobacteria bacterium FACHB-DQ100 genomic region harbors:
- a CDS encoding IS1 family transposase, whose amino-acid sequence MQCPECQSTHIRKNGKRKGKQNHI is encoded by the coding sequence ATGCAGTGCCCTGAATGCCAATCCACTCATATTCGCAAGAATGGAAAACGCAAAGGCAAGCAAAATCATATTTG